From a single Planococcus shenhongbingii genomic region:
- a CDS encoding amino acid ABC transporter permease has protein sequence MSLEWVITILTDNWPMFLRGAVMTLWISVIGTLIGAAIGLIIGIIHTIPMPERGIKKIGLKVINGLLSAYIEFFRGTPMMVQAMVIFYGSAMAFGIDLDVFTAAIFIVSINTGAYMSEIVRGGILSVDKGQFEAAQAIGMNHFQTMINVVMPQVIRNILPATGNQFVINIKDTAVLSVIGVTELFFQTRSVSGNNFRYFESFFIACVLYFIMTYSITLLLRKLERKMAGPKNYSMIGGLPMQVVNPEDTSHKIKE, from the coding sequence ATGAGTTTAGAATGGGTTATCACCATACTTACAGATAACTGGCCCATGTTCCTGCGCGGAGCGGTCATGACGTTATGGATTTCAGTGATCGGCACTTTGATTGGAGCCGCTATTGGATTGATCATCGGTATTATCCATACCATTCCGATGCCGGAGCGGGGAATCAAAAAAATCGGTTTGAAAGTCATTAACGGACTTCTTTCTGCATACATCGAATTTTTCCGGGGAACACCGATGATGGTACAGGCGATGGTTATTTTCTATGGATCTGCCATGGCATTTGGAATCGATTTGGACGTCTTTACAGCGGCCATATTCATCGTATCCATCAATACCGGGGCCTATATGTCGGAAATTGTTCGGGGCGGCATCCTTTCCGTCGATAAAGGACAGTTCGAAGCTGCCCAGGCTATTGGGATGAACCATTTTCAAACCATGATCAATGTCGTCATGCCGCAGGTCATTCGCAATATTTTGCCGGCAACGGGCAATCAGTTTGTCATCAATATTAAAGATACGGCTGTGCTAAGCGTTATCGGAGTGACGGAATTGTTTTTCCAGACAAGAAGCGTATCAGGGAACAACTTCCGTTATTTCGAATCGTTCTTTATCGCTTGTGTCCTTTATTTCATCATGACATACAGCATCACACTTCTATTGCGCAAACTTGAAAGAAAAATGGCGGGGCCGAAAAACTACAGCATGATTGGCGGCTTGCCGATGCAAGTAGTGAATCCGGAAGATACTTCACATAAAATCAAAGAATAG
- a CDS encoding APC family permease translates to MVSAIKRFLIGRPLKTNMLGEQKLNKKKALAILSSDALSSVAYGPEQILIVLITVSAVAFWYSIPIACAVLILLTVLILSYRQIIFAYPHGGGAYIVAKENLGTNSGLIAGGSLLVDYILTVSVSVSAGTDALTSAFPALHGHNIAIAVAFVVFLTLLNLRGVTESASILAYPVYLFVLALFVLIGVGIYQILTGTVPPDLHPQLGAPVAGISLFILLRAFASGSSALTGVEAISNAIPNFKEPAPVNAAKTLTAMGILLGLLFSGIVFLAHYYGISPLAEVTVVSQIAEETFGRNFLYFFVQGTTALILILAANTGYSAFPLLAVNLATDKFIPRMFTVRGDRLGYSNGILILGIASILLIVAFGGHTERLIPLYAVGVFIPFTLSQTGMMMKWIREKPKDWENKLVINSAGALICFLVTIIFFLTKFTQVWSILVFLPMIIYIFHRIKSHYNAVADQLRISAQGKALPVKGNVMIIPVAGITQVVETSIDYARSLSVDQIIAVYVAFDKEDEKKFEAKWKKWQPDVRLATLYSPYRSIIHPLMKFLDTVEHKANELNYRVTVVIPQFIPKKGWQNILHNQSGFLIRAALLIRKNLIVITVPFHLKK, encoded by the coding sequence ATGGTTTCTGCGATAAAACGATTTTTGATCGGACGGCCGTTAAAAACAAATATGCTGGGCGAACAAAAACTCAATAAAAAGAAAGCCCTAGCAATTCTCTCTTCAGATGCTCTTTCTTCTGTAGCCTATGGACCTGAACAAATCTTGATTGTGTTAATAACAGTAAGTGCGGTGGCCTTCTGGTACTCTATTCCGATTGCCTGCGCTGTGTTGATTCTTTTGACCGTGCTGATCTTGTCTTATCGGCAAATTATTTTTGCCTACCCTCACGGCGGCGGTGCCTATATTGTCGCAAAAGAGAATTTGGGCACCAATTCCGGTTTGATCGCCGGCGGCTCTTTGTTAGTCGATTATATTTTGACGGTTTCTGTAAGTGTCTCTGCGGGAACGGATGCCCTGACTTCTGCTTTTCCTGCTTTGCATGGACATAATATCGCAATTGCTGTGGCTTTTGTGGTATTTCTTACTCTCTTGAATTTACGGGGGGTCACGGAGTCGGCATCGATTTTGGCTTATCCGGTTTATTTATTCGTATTGGCGCTTTTTGTTTTGATCGGTGTCGGCATTTATCAGATTCTGACCGGCACAGTGCCTCCTGACTTGCATCCGCAGCTCGGAGCACCTGTTGCAGGCATCAGTTTGTTTATCCTGTTGCGTGCGTTCGCTTCAGGAAGTTCAGCGCTAACAGGAGTCGAAGCAATATCCAATGCAATCCCTAACTTTAAAGAGCCTGCTCCCGTAAATGCCGCTAAAACCTTGACAGCGATGGGAATCCTGTTGGGTCTGTTGTTTTCGGGAATCGTTTTCCTGGCTCATTATTATGGAATTTCGCCCCTTGCTGAAGTAACGGTGGTTTCCCAGATTGCTGAAGAAACATTTGGCCGGAACTTCCTGTACTTTTTTGTTCAAGGGACCACGGCATTGATTTTGATTTTGGCAGCCAATACCGGTTATTCCGCTTTTCCTTTGCTGGCTGTCAATTTAGCAACGGATAAATTCATTCCACGGATGTTTACTGTCAGAGGAGACCGGCTGGGATATTCCAATGGCATTCTCATTCTCGGGATTGCTTCCATTCTGCTGATTGTGGCATTTGGCGGCCATACAGAGCGGCTGATCCCGCTTTATGCAGTAGGGGTGTTCATCCCGTTTACGTTGTCCCAGACCGGGATGATGATGAAATGGATCCGCGAAAAACCGAAAGACTGGGAGAACAAGTTAGTCATCAACTCGGCGGGTGCTTTGATCTGCTTTTTGGTGACCATCATCTTTTTCTTAACAAAATTCACTCAAGTATGGTCCATCCTGGTTTTCCTGCCGATGATCATTTATATTTTCCACCGCATCAAAAGCCATTATAACGCGGTGGCGGACCAGCTCCGGATTTCGGCTCAAGGCAAAGCACTTCCCGTTAAAGGAAATGTCATGATTATTCCGGTAGCAGGCATAACACAAGTGGTGGAAACCTCTATTGACTATGCCCGTTCGCTATCAGTGGATCAGATTATTGCCGTTTATGTCGCTTTTGATAAAGAAGATGAAAAGAAATTTGAAGCCAAGTGGAAAAAGTGGCAGCCCGATGTCCGGCTCGCGACTTTGTACTCCCCTTACCGGAGCATCATTCATCCACTGATGAAATTTTTGGACACTGTGGAGCACAAGGCCAATGAATTGAATTACCGGGTCACAGTCGTCATCCCGCAGTTTATTCCCAAAAAGGGCTGGCAGAATATCCTTCATAACCAGTCGGGTTTTCTTATCCGCGCTGCTTTGCTGATCCGGAAAAACCTGATTGTCATTACCGTGCCTTTCCACTTGAAAAAATAA
- a CDS encoding DMT family transporter, translating into MRYFYHGLLLLTSFLWAGNFVVGKWLVGHASPMTLTSLRWMIAVLCLIPLVWATEKKILPPRKAILPLILMGITGVVLFNILQFLALENTSATNIGLISTLNMISIAIFSAILLKEKIRPLQTAAMGLLLSGVILVLTKGHADLLFSMQFNKGDLYMLAAVAVWGIYSVCSKWAMASTSPMMATLYSGVFGVAFLLPFNMAAFTVTNINAPFVYSILYTGVISTVLCFVLWNIGVNKLGATTSGLFLNFNPIFTAILAFFILGEKMMGVQLLGSALVILGCYFFSYFKTQALPIEKAADVTNPLTEQVKPG; encoded by the coding sequence ATGCGTTATTTCTATCATGGGCTATTGCTGTTGACGAGTTTTTTATGGGCTGGGAACTTTGTAGTAGGAAAGTGGCTTGTTGGACATGCCTCTCCCATGACATTGACCAGCCTGCGCTGGATGATTGCAGTCCTTTGCCTGATACCGTTGGTCTGGGCTACAGAGAAAAAGATTCTGCCGCCGCGCAAAGCGATTCTGCCGCTCATCCTTATGGGCATAACGGGCGTTGTGCTGTTCAATATCCTGCAGTTTCTCGCATTGGAAAATACCTCAGCTACAAATATCGGGCTGATTTCCACGTTGAATATGATTTCCATTGCCATTTTTTCAGCCATTCTGTTGAAGGAAAAAATTCGGCCGCTGCAGACAGCCGCGATGGGCCTTCTACTTTCCGGTGTCATTTTGGTCCTGACAAAAGGCCATGCTGATTTGCTGTTTTCCATGCAATTCAATAAAGGTGATTTGTATATGCTCGCTGCGGTAGCGGTCTGGGGAATTTATTCGGTGTGCAGCAAATGGGCGATGGCATCCACTTCTCCAATGATGGCCACTTTGTATTCCGGAGTATTCGGCGTTGCCTTCCTGCTGCCGTTTAATATGGCCGCCTTTACTGTGACCAACATTAACGCCCCTTTTGTCTATTCCATTTTGTATACCGGCGTCATTTCGACCGTCTTGTGTTTTGTTCTTTGGAACATCGGCGTCAACAAATTGGGCGCTACTACATCAGGGCTTTTTTTGAACTTCAATCCGATTTTCACGGCCATTTTAGCGTTTTTCATTCTGGGCGAAAAAATGATGGGCGTCCAATTGCTTGGAAGTGCCTTGGTGATTCTGGGCTGTTATTTCTTCAGCTATTTTAAAACGCAGGCACTTCCTATAGAAAAAGCTGCAGACGTAACAAACCCTCTGACAGAACAGGTCAAGCCTGGCTGA
- a CDS encoding class I SAM-dependent methyltransferase encodes MSTKEYVKNLIKDRNIASITPTSKIGVREICEKMDLSKKVVIVEYGPATGVFTNYLLEHMTPDSMIIAIELNENFVDYLKENTRDPRLKIHHDSAENVHEITRQHGVEKADYVISGIPFSLMDEETRENIVKRTSHVLKPGGKFLPYQTFFQKDEHLMVYLQDYFSIAQDKFFLRNLPPMRVYEATK; translated from the coding sequence ATGAGCACAAAAGAATACGTGAAGAATTTAATCAAAGACCGGAACATCGCCTCCATTACGCCGACTTCAAAAATAGGTGTACGGGAAATATGCGAAAAGATGGATCTCAGCAAAAAAGTGGTGATTGTCGAATATGGACCGGCTACAGGCGTATTCACCAATTATTTGCTTGAGCATATGACGCCGGATTCCATGATCATTGCCATTGAACTCAATGAAAATTTTGTTGATTACTTAAAAGAAAACACTAGAGACCCCCGGCTGAAAATTCATCATGACAGTGCGGAAAATGTGCATGAAATCACCCGGCAGCATGGAGTCGAAAAAGCGGATTACGTAATTTCGGGTATCCCGTTCTCGTTGATGGATGAAGAAACCCGTGAAAACATCGTGAAAAGAACAAGCCATGTGTTAAAGCCAGGAGGAAAATTTCTGCCTTACCAAACCTTTTTCCAAAAAGATGAACATCTAATGGTTTATCTGCAGGACTATTTTTCCATAGCCCAGGATAAATTCTTTCTGCGGAATCTTCCGCCTATGCGGGTTTACGAAGCGACTAAATAA
- a CDS encoding MazG nucleotide pyrophosphohydrolase domain-containing protein, which yields MKDVQEFAKQYQKEMGWSIEAGNYEENRASLLNNYMLLTTEVAEVAEELRKAFNLTYKHVQNGLEEEAAFELASEAVKEDVGKELADCLAYIMKFANFFDINREESFYRKMEEVKNRQNKDAIAKK from the coding sequence ATGAAGGATGTGCAGGAATTTGCGAAGCAGTATCAAAAAGAAATGGGCTGGAGCATTGAAGCCGGCAATTATGAAGAGAACCGGGCCTCGCTATTGAATAACTATATGTTATTAACGACGGAAGTGGCTGAAGTCGCTGAAGAATTGCGCAAGGCTTTTAACCTGACCTATAAACATGTACAAAACGGGCTGGAAGAAGAAGCGGCGTTCGAGTTAGCATCAGAAGCTGTAAAAGAGGATGTCGGAAAAGAACTGGCGGATTGCCTTGCTTATATCATGAAATTCGCGAATTTCTTTGATATCAACCGAGAGGAAAGTTTTTATAGAAAGATGGAGGAAGTTAAGAATCGGCAGAATAAAGATGCTATAGCTAAAAAATAA
- a CDS encoding Lrp/AsnC family transcriptional regulator: MESIVSKVLDPTDVQILDILQKQADLSNTEIAKRVNLSPPAVHSRIKRLESEGYINWQVAILNQEKLGFDLLCFIFISTNLHQAEELNMLESALEKMPEVLECQCITGEYDYLLKVANRNRSELQTFIRKLNELGVTKIQTNLALREVKYSTVLPIGER, encoded by the coding sequence GTGGAATCGATTGTCAGCAAAGTGCTCGACCCGACAGATGTCCAGATATTAGATATTCTGCAAAAGCAGGCGGACTTGAGCAACACTGAAATAGCGAAGCGCGTCAATCTTTCACCTCCAGCTGTCCATTCAAGAATTAAACGACTCGAAAGCGAAGGGTATATCAACTGGCAAGTCGCCATCTTGAATCAGGAAAAGCTTGGCTTCGATTTATTGTGTTTTATTTTTATCAGTACGAACCTTCATCAGGCGGAAGAATTGAATATGTTGGAAAGTGCCTTGGAAAAGATGCCGGAAGTGCTAGAATGCCAATGCATTACCGGAGAGTATGATTATTTATTGAAAGTCGCTAACCGGAATCGCAGCGAGTTGCAGACATTTATCCGGAAGCTGAACGAACTTGGCGTGACCAAAATCCAAACCAACCTGGCGCTTCGGGAAGTCAAATATTCGACGGTGCTGCCGATAGGAGAAAGATAA
- a CDS encoding DctP family TRAP transporter solute-binding subunit, with protein sequence MKKTSIAALLLVISAVLAVYIGYQKFFPQAELPYDDDQEGLSDQIVFKFSHVVAENTPKGQAAAKFAELVDEKSNGSIQIVVFPNGSLYSDIEEISALKDEQVHLIAPSTSKLGMLSAEWGVLDLPFAFPNYEAIIKGVHGPIGERLLQSLEKEGLKGLAHWPNGLKQITTNKGPVIEPEDLAGQNFRIMQSDIIQAQYGLLGAVAQQESFNSTFNLIEEGKVDGEENTISNIYSRKFYTVQKHLTITDHGYLGYAVMMNQDVWDRQSEETQQILLEAMEETTAWNDENAHKLNEEQLALIKENSSIQIHELSGPEKQRWIKKLNPLYEEYGEVIGKELMENLRELRESYSFED encoded by the coding sequence ATGAAGAAAACCTCTATAGCTGCGCTCCTTTTGGTCATCAGCGCCGTGCTTGCCGTTTATATTGGGTATCAAAAATTTTTTCCTCAAGCAGAACTGCCTTACGACGATGACCAGGAAGGTTTGAGCGATCAAATCGTTTTTAAGTTCAGTCATGTGGTAGCCGAGAATACGCCTAAGGGCCAAGCTGCAGCTAAATTTGCCGAACTCGTTGATGAAAAATCCAATGGCTCCATTCAAATAGTGGTATTCCCCAACGGCAGTTTATATTCGGATATTGAAGAAATCAGCGCCTTAAAAGACGAGCAGGTCCACTTGATTGCTCCCTCCACTTCCAAACTCGGTATGCTGTCTGCAGAATGGGGCGTGCTGGATCTTCCGTTCGCTTTCCCTAATTATGAAGCAATCATCAAAGGCGTACATGGACCAATTGGCGAAAGGTTATTGCAATCGCTTGAAAAAGAAGGCCTAAAAGGGCTTGCTCACTGGCCAAACGGCCTTAAGCAGATAACGACCAATAAAGGTCCTGTCATTGAACCGGAAGATTTAGCCGGCCAAAATTTCCGGATTATGCAAAGTGATATCATTCAAGCACAGTATGGATTACTGGGAGCTGTCGCGCAACAGGAATCTTTCAACTCCACATTTAATTTGATTGAGGAAGGAAAAGTGGATGGCGAAGAAAATACCATTTCCAACATCTATTCGAGGAAATTTTATACTGTCCAAAAGCATCTGACAATTACAGATCATGGATACTTGGGGTATGCCGTCATGATGAACCAGGACGTTTGGGACCGGCAATCTGAAGAAACCCAGCAGATTCTGCTGGAAGCAATGGAAGAAACCACGGCTTGGAATGATGAAAATGCCCATAAGCTGAACGAAGAACAGCTGGCTCTTATCAAAGAAAATTCTTCTATTCAGATTCATGAATTGTCCGGACCGGAAAAACAGCGATGGATTAAGAAGCTGAATCCTTTGTATGAAGAGTATGGAGAAGTAATCGGAAAAGAATTAATGGAGAATTTGAGAGAATTAAGAGAGAGCTACAGTTTTGAAGACTGA
- a CDS encoding amino acid ABC transporter ATP-binding protein: MENVIEIQHLSKSFGTNEVLRDIDFSVRKGEVVCVIGSSGSGKSTLLRCINLLEKPSGGKIIYNGENILDDRHDIHAYRTKLGMVFQQFNLFNNHNVLNNCVVGQVKVMKRRKEEAEKVAIKYLKVVGMDQYINAKAEQLSGGQKQRVAIARALSMEPDVMLFDEPTSALDPEMVGEVLKVMKDLAKSGLTMLIVTHEMEFAKEVADRVVFMDKGVIVEEGPPEQLFNQPQKERTREFLKRTLR; encoded by the coding sequence ATGGAAAACGTAATTGAAATTCAGCATTTAAGTAAATCCTTCGGAACGAATGAAGTGCTAAGAGACATCGATTTTTCCGTACGCAAAGGCGAAGTGGTATGTGTCATCGGTTCATCAGGATCCGGAAAATCGACGCTTTTGCGCTGCATCAACCTGCTTGAAAAGCCAAGCGGCGGAAAAATCATCTATAACGGGGAAAATATCCTGGATGACCGCCACGACATCCATGCTTACCGCACGAAACTTGGGATGGTGTTTCAGCAATTTAATCTTTTCAACAACCATAATGTCTTGAACAATTGTGTGGTCGGACAGGTGAAAGTGATGAAACGCCGGAAAGAAGAAGCGGAAAAAGTGGCGATAAAATACTTGAAGGTTGTAGGCATGGACCAGTACATTAATGCCAAAGCAGAGCAACTGTCAGGCGGACAAAAACAGCGGGTAGCAATTGCACGGGCACTGTCAATGGAGCCGGATGTTATGCTGTTCGATGAACCCACATCAGCGCTTGACCCGGAAATGGTCGGGGAAGTGCTGAAAGTCATGAAAGACCTAGCGAAAAGCGGCTTGACGATGCTCATCGTGACCCACGAGATGGAGTTTGCAAAAGAAGTAGCCGACCGGGTAGTATTTATGGATAAAGGGGTCATTGTCGAAGAAGGGCCGCCCGAACAGCTTTTCAATCAGCCGCAAAAAGAACGGACGCGCGAGTTTTTGAAGCGTACATTAAGATAA
- the mnmH gene encoding tRNA 2-selenouridine(34) synthase MnmH, producing the protein MFENIKVEELIPVIENKKMALIDVRSPSEYKNFTIPGSINIPFFDDAERAEIGTLYKQVSVEAAKERGLEIISAKLPEFVRAFKKVEGDKVVFCWRGGMRSRTTATLLSLMNVHVHRLDEGIRAYRKWVVAELEQKETPSKGFVLNGLTGAGKTTILKALQEEGYPVIDFEGMANHKGSIFGQIGLEPNNQKVFDSLLIHQLRKLQDFPYVLIEAESHRIGKVVIPPFLSDLKNRSIHLVIDLPMEERVKEILEDYRPSEHQEECMEAFQRIKSRIHMPVAKQIESDLETGNFASAIQLLLEHYYDSRYKHTGLQYPDSQKKFLVVNNIEEAIQAVKENLPAFSVGGEAEEKVSVPIVEKQKIRTNF; encoded by the coding sequence ATGTTTGAAAACATTAAGGTAGAAGAACTGATTCCGGTCATCGAAAACAAAAAAATGGCGCTCATTGATGTCCGGTCGCCATCTGAATATAAAAATTTCACTATACCGGGAAGCATCAATATTCCATTTTTTGATGATGCGGAACGGGCAGAAATCGGAACGCTTTACAAGCAAGTCAGTGTAGAAGCTGCAAAAGAACGCGGGCTGGAAATCATTTCAGCAAAATTGCCGGAATTCGTGCGGGCATTCAAGAAAGTCGAAGGAGATAAAGTGGTGTTTTGCTGGCGCGGAGGCATGCGCAGCAGAACGACAGCGACTCTTTTGAGTTTGATGAACGTCCATGTCCATCGCCTTGATGAAGGCATCCGCGCTTACCGGAAATGGGTGGTAGCCGAGCTGGAACAAAAGGAAACTCCTTCGAAAGGATTTGTATTAAACGGATTAACCGGCGCAGGGAAAACTACTATTTTAAAGGCGTTGCAGGAAGAGGGATACCCAGTCATTGATTTTGAAGGGATGGCCAATCACAAGGGATCGATTTTTGGCCAGATTGGGCTGGAACCGAACAACCAGAAAGTCTTTGATTCACTTTTGATCCATCAGCTGAGAAAGTTGCAGGATTTCCCTTATGTGCTGATTGAAGCAGAAAGCCATCGCATCGGGAAAGTAGTGATTCCACCATTTTTAAGTGATTTAAAAAACCGGAGCATCCATTTGGTCATCGATTTGCCGATGGAAGAACGGGTGAAAGAAATCTTGGAAGATTACCGTCCTTCGGAACATCAGGAAGAATGCATGGAAGCATTTCAGCGGATCAAATCGCGGATTCATATGCCCGTCGCCAAGCAAATCGAATCGGATTTGGAAACGGGCAATTTTGCTTCTGCCATTCAGCTGCTGCTGGAGCATTATTACGATTCCCGCTACAAGCATACTGGGCTCCAATACCCGGATTCGCAGAAAAAGTTCTTGGTGGTCAACAATATCGAAGAAGCAATCCAAGCGGTTAAAGAAAATCTCCCTGCTTTCTCTGTGGGTGGAGAAGCTGAAGAGAAAGTCTCTGTTCCTATTGTAGAAAAACAGAAAATCAGGACAAATTTTTGA
- a CDS encoding transporter substrate-binding domain-containing protein yields the protein MKKKLTLFSTMFLSSMLLMSGCGSNEEAGSGGSSEESETFKVGMEAAYAPFNWTQGDDSNGAVKISGNAEYAGGYDVEIAKRIAEDMGKELEIVKTEWDGLVPALTSGKIDAIIAGMSPTEERKATIDFSDPYYTSELVMVVQKGGEYEGATSLSDFKGAKITAQLNTFHYSVIDQIEGVSKETAMESFPSMRVALESGIIDGYVSERPEAVSASAANENFAMVEFEDGFETSEEDTAIAVGLEKGSELTEQINKALAGISEEERQEIMDTAIKNQPAAQ from the coding sequence ATGAAGAAAAAATTGACGTTATTTTCAACCATGTTCCTGTCATCGATGCTGCTGATGTCAGGATGCGGATCAAACGAGGAAGCCGGAAGCGGCGGATCATCAGAAGAATCTGAGACATTCAAAGTAGGAATGGAAGCAGCTTATGCACCGTTCAACTGGACACAGGGAGATGACTCCAATGGAGCTGTGAAAATTTCGGGGAACGCTGAATATGCAGGCGGCTATGACGTAGAAATTGCTAAAAGAATTGCTGAAGACATGGGCAAGGAATTGGAAATAGTAAAAACAGAATGGGACGGTCTGGTGCCTGCGCTGACTTCCGGCAAGATTGACGCCATCATTGCGGGCATGTCACCGACGGAAGAGCGCAAAGCAACCATTGATTTTTCAGACCCATACTATACGTCAGAGTTGGTTATGGTCGTTCAAAAAGGTGGCGAATATGAAGGGGCAACTTCGCTTTCCGATTTTAAAGGAGCAAAAATCACAGCACAGTTGAACACTTTCCATTATTCCGTTATTGACCAGATTGAAGGCGTATCGAAAGAAACAGCGATGGAGAGCTTCCCTTCCATGCGGGTAGCGCTTGAATCCGGAATCATTGATGGTTACGTATCAGAACGGCCGGAAGCGGTAAGTGCTTCTGCTGCCAATGAAAATTTTGCCATGGTGGAATTTGAAGACGGATTTGAAACGTCTGAAGAAGACACAGCAATTGCGGTAGGTCTTGAAAAAGGCAGTGAACTGACAGAACAAATCAATAAAGCATTGGCTGGCATTTCTGAAGAAGAGCGCCAGGAAATTATGGATACTGCAATTAAAAACCAACCAGCTGCCCAATAA
- a CDS encoding ATP-binding protein — protein sequence MKQLPIRWKIMILSYAVVIFSLLIGGIVIVANIQQTEERDLRLRSMNTARTVAGVSDIKNAIQQPNGWEIVDPVVDEIRIINESDYIVVMNMDKIRFSHPVKEKIGTSSTGEDEEPAFAEHIYSSKAKGEIGTVIRTFVPIKDADLNQIGVVVVGNRVPGVIDIMAGLSKEIGLIVVLTLLFGLAGSVLLANHIKKQMFQLEPFEIKRMHEERTATFHSMNEGVIAIDNEEIITIFNEKAKKIFNVTGQLVGQPIRFVLKDTRLPEIVEKDKAVYNEEIKVSGKVIVSTRIPIHKDDELIGAVAIFQDRTEVAKLAEELTGVKNFVEALRVQSHEHMNKLHTIAGLIQLGKPEKALQLAHNAAEEQESVTSFLNEKIKNDAVAGLLLSKIKRGKELGIEVEVDPNSHLAAFPNELDQHDFVVLLGNLIENAFGAFEELEIDLKNIDISIEQSAGMCAILVEDNGSGILPEHLPKLYDKGFTVNKAEGTGYGLYLVKQIVDKGRGDIQVSTQLGEGTSFMITFPIDKEDGVNAS from the coding sequence ATGAAACAGTTGCCGATCCGCTGGAAAATAATGATTCTGTCATATGCCGTCGTAATTTTTTCCTTGCTGATCGGCGGCATTGTCATTGTTGCGAATATCCAGCAGACAGAGGAAAGAGATCTAAGGCTGCGGTCCATGAACACGGCACGGACTGTAGCGGGAGTATCTGATATTAAAAACGCTATCCAGCAGCCGAATGGATGGGAAATAGTGGATCCGGTCGTGGATGAAATAAGAATCATCAACGAAAGTGACTATATTGTCGTCATGAATATGGATAAAATCCGTTTTTCACATCCTGTGAAAGAAAAAATTGGCACGTCTTCAACAGGAGAAGACGAGGAGCCGGCATTTGCCGAACATATCTATTCTTCAAAAGCCAAAGGAGAAATCGGTACCGTCATCCGTACCTTTGTGCCGATTAAAGACGCTGACTTAAATCAGATTGGCGTCGTCGTTGTAGGAAATAGAGTCCCTGGTGTCATCGATATTATGGCGGGATTATCCAAGGAAATCGGACTGATCGTCGTGCTGACTTTGCTGTTCGGATTGGCCGGTTCAGTTCTGCTCGCCAACCATATCAAAAAGCAGATGTTTCAATTGGAACCTTTTGAAATCAAACGGATGCATGAAGAACGCACCGCTACTTTCCATTCGATGAATGAGGGAGTCATAGCGATAGACAATGAAGAGATTATTACGATATTCAATGAAAAAGCGAAAAAAATCTTTAACGTTACAGGACAGTTGGTAGGGCAGCCGATTCGTTTCGTTTTAAAAGATACCCGGCTGCCTGAAATTGTTGAGAAAGACAAAGCCGTCTACAATGAGGAAATCAAAGTAAGCGGGAAAGTGATTGTCAGCACCCGCATCCCGATTCATAAAGATGATGAATTAATAGGAGCAGTTGCCATTTTTCAGGACCGTACGGAAGTGGCTAAGCTTGCAGAAGAGCTGACCGGTGTTAAAAACTTTGTAGAGGCTTTGCGGGTCCAGAGCCATGAGCATATGAACAAATTGCATACCATCGCGGGGCTGATCCAGCTAGGGAAGCCAGAAAAAGCATTGCAGCTGGCGCATAATGCGGCAGAAGAGCAGGAAAGTGTCACCAGTTTCTTGAATGAAAAAATCAAGAATGATGCTGTAGCTGGACTTTTGTTAAGCAAAATAAAAAGAGGAAAAGAACTTGGAATTGAAGTGGAAGTAGATCCGAACAGCCATCTTGCTGCTTTCCCGAATGAATTGGACCAGCATGACTTTGTGGTGCTGCTAGGCAACTTGATAGAAAATGCTTTCGGTGCCTTTGAAGAGCTGGAGATTGACCTTAAAAACATCGATATCAGCATTGAACAGTCAGCGGGCATGTGTGCCATTCTAGTGGAAGACAACGGTTCAGGAATCCTGCCGGAACACCTGCCAAAGCTTTACGATAAAGGATTTACCGTCAACAAAGCGGAAGGCACCGGTTATGGCCTTTACTTAGTTAAACAGATTGTCGATAAAGGGAGAGGCGATATTCAGGTTTCAACCCAGCTGGGTGAAGGAACATCATTCATGATCACTTTCCCGATAGACAAGGAGGATGGAGTAAATGCCAGTTAA